A genomic segment from Halobellus litoreus encodes:
- a CDS encoding NAD-binding protein yields MVDSQGQSEERPFEEVFYPTDRVPFVEWREFSGAKSTVALMAAITVLGFVTGLSNLSQPQPVLEGPLAAVLPLSGTFVRFAGVLFAFPLGLVTVGLQRRKRIAWLAAMALLPGLALLPLTTGRTTEVPLLLLVFAAIPLLAANRDVFSQTLDLSSLQIAALTSILGVGLYGTVGAYGLRGQFLELDGWGDAFYYVVVTIATVGYGDITPVTAEAKLFSLSVILLGTGAFTVAVGALIGPAIESRMAAAFGTMTASELSLLEDHVVVLGYGDVTESFLERIDEETDLVVVTENADAASRLAGEGVEVLTDDPTDESVLRDARVEAASGVAVAGDDDAENVLAVLAARNVNPDVRIVTVANEETHVRKLDAVGADEIIDLRAIGGRLLGESVLESEEAGSGRSDLGRRDREDA; encoded by the coding sequence GTGGTTGACTCACAGGGGCAGTCCGAGGAGCGTCCGTTCGAGGAGGTCTTCTATCCGACGGACCGGGTCCCGTTCGTCGAGTGGCGGGAGTTCTCCGGCGCGAAATCGACGGTCGCACTGATGGCCGCGATCACGGTTCTCGGATTCGTGACCGGGCTCTCGAACCTGAGCCAACCGCAACCGGTCCTCGAGGGGCCGCTCGCGGCGGTGCTGCCGCTTTCGGGGACGTTCGTCCGGTTCGCGGGCGTGTTGTTCGCGTTCCCGCTCGGTCTCGTGACCGTCGGCCTCCAGCGGCGGAAGCGGATCGCGTGGCTGGCGGCGATGGCGTTGCTACCGGGGTTGGCGCTCCTCCCCCTCACCACGGGTCGGACGACCGAGGTTCCGTTACTGCTTCTCGTTTTCGCCGCGATTCCGCTACTGGCGGCGAATCGGGACGTGTTCAGTCAGACGCTCGATCTCTCGTCGCTCCAGATTGCGGCGCTGACGTCGATCCTCGGCGTCGGCCTGTACGGGACCGTCGGGGCCTACGGGCTCCGCGGGCAGTTTCTGGAACTCGACGGCTGGGGCGACGCGTTCTACTACGTGGTCGTCACTATCGCGACCGTCGGTTACGGCGATATCACCCCGGTAACGGCCGAGGCGAAACTGTTCTCGCTTTCGGTGATCCTCCTCGGCACGGGCGCGTTCACCGTCGCGGTGGGCGCGCTGATCGGCCCGGCGATAGAGTCGCGGATGGCAGCGGCCTTCGGAACTATGACTGCATCAGAGCTCTCACTTCTCGAGGATCACGTCGTGGTCCTCGGGTACGGCGACGTGACGGAATCGTTTCTCGAACGGATCGACGAGGAGACCGATCTCGTGGTGGTGACGGAGAACGCCGACGCGGCCTCCAGGTTAGCCGGCGAAGGGGTCGAGGTGCTGACCGACGATCCCACCGACGAGTCGGTCCTGCGTGACGCCCGTGTAGAGGCCGCGAGCGGCGTCGCCGTCGCCGGCGACGACGATGCAGAGAACGTCCTCGCGGTGCTGGCAGCCCGAAACGTGAATCCCGACGTCCGGATCGTCACCGTCGCGAACGAGGAGACGCACGTCCGGAAACTCGACGCCGTCGGCGCCGACGAGATAATCGACCTGCGGGCAATCGGCGGTCGACTGCTCGGGGAATCGGTCCTCGAATCCGAAGAGGCAGGCAGCGGTCGTTCAGACCTCGGTCGTCGTGATCGCGAGGACGCGTGA
- a CDS encoding EamA family transporter, with the protein MSPESDPTEPRNSPGKAVLDVEGSRMNPAILFGVGTMLAWGFWITFGNVASNSIDPEMAAFVSYLTATVVTGVYVVFSDASVAVTNRGLLYSAVAGVAAALGVLSTFIGVTVGSTAVVSTIGGMYFVTAAVISVAALGEPLSIQKVAGIGLALVAIVVINQ; encoded by the coding sequence GTGTCCCCCGAATCGGACCCGACGGAACCGCGGAACTCCCCGGGGAAAGCGGTCCTCGACGTCGAGGGATCCCGAATGAATCCGGCGATCCTCTTCGGCGTCGGCACGATGCTTGCGTGGGGGTTCTGGATCACGTTCGGCAACGTCGCCTCCAACAGTATCGACCCGGAGATGGCCGCGTTCGTCTCGTATCTGACTGCGACGGTCGTGACCGGCGTCTACGTCGTCTTTTCCGACGCCTCGGTCGCCGTGACCAACCGGGGCTTGCTCTACTCGGCCGTCGCCGGCGTCGCGGCTGCTCTCGGCGTCCTCTCGACGTTTATCGGCGTCACCGTCGGCTCTACGGCAGTCGTCTCGACCATCGGCGGTATGTACTTCGTGACGGCCGCAGTGATAAGCGTCGCCGCGCTCGGGGAACCGCTTTCGATCCAGAAAGTCGCCGGTATCGGCCTCGCGCTCGTCGCCATCGTCGTCATCAATCAGTGA
- a CDS encoding Rid family detoxifying hydrolase, protein MKRTISTDDAPAAVGAYSQATTNGSLLITAGQLPLTTDGELLDDESVADQTRQCLRNVEAILESEGLSLSDVLKTTVFLDDIDDFDEFNEAYSEFFDEAPPARSAIGAGAVPKGAAVEIEAIATTE, encoded by the coding sequence ATGAAGCGAACCATCAGCACGGACGATGCACCTGCGGCGGTCGGCGCGTACAGCCAGGCGACGACGAACGGCAGCCTTCTGATCACGGCCGGACAGCTCCCGCTGACGACCGATGGCGAGCTCCTCGACGACGAGTCGGTCGCAGACCAGACACGACAGTGCCTGCGGAACGTCGAGGCGATCCTCGAGTCCGAGGGCCTCTCGCTGTCCGACGTGCTGAAAACCACGGTCTTCCTCGACGACATCGACGACTTCGACGAGTTCAACGAGGCCTACAGCGAGTTCTTCGATGAGGCCCCGCCGGCGCGGAGCGCCATCGGTGCCGGCGCGGTCCCGAAGGGTGCGGCCGTGGAGATCGAAGCGATCGCGACCACCGAGTAA
- a CDS encoding aldehyde ferredoxin oxidoreductase family protein — protein sequence MTDGAPTDILRVDLSSGTVEREAIPERWLTEYVGGKGLGARYLYDRLEPGTDPLGPDNYLLFTLGPLSGLLPGKPQFAAITRSPLTGTFLDSYSGGTFASSLVGALDGALGVAITGQADEPVALELEDGAATLSAATDLWGRDVVETCDAFEGTVACVGPAGENRVRYATIASDGGDHHAGRGGAGAVMGAKRLKAVVARGSPPEPSAAVAALRDEYERRYREHDVGRWHAASATLETVDFADEVGVLSTRGWQEGSFDGAADIGIDAVRDAAVEREADETSEIPGGFRVETETGASVPRGATPMSLGAGLGIGDFDAVAALGQVCDRLGIDVISAGNAVAWTVRAVEDGVVDAPNSLGSTPDFGDEAAARDLIEAIARREGTVPDALGDGVEAAADRLGGTDLVPTIKSMELPAYDPRGSPTTALAYATSDRGACHRRSLPAETEVFEGDSWDDTDRVRLVIREQTITSVLWSLIADDFAGAVLEDDLGAEWLSTVDATAPTDPAELLRVGERTWTLTRLFNVREGFDATDETLPSVFERPLPGGPSIETDWFDGLRSRYYAARGWSDAGIPTRDLLDRLDLLDVVDEETPIARDSAVCRSD from the coding sequence ATGACCGACGGGGCCCCCACCGACATTCTCCGGGTCGACCTGAGCAGCGGCACGGTCGAGCGCGAGGCGATCCCGGAACGGTGGCTGACCGAGTACGTTGGCGGGAAGGGCCTCGGGGCGCGCTATCTCTACGATCGGCTGGAACCGGGGACTGACCCGCTCGGCCCGGACAACTACCTCCTCTTCACGCTCGGACCCTTGAGCGGTCTGCTCCCGGGCAAACCCCAGTTCGCGGCGATCACCCGCTCGCCGTTGACCGGGACGTTCCTCGACTCCTACAGCGGCGGCACCTTCGCGTCCTCCCTCGTCGGGGCGCTCGACGGCGCGCTCGGCGTCGCGATCACGGGCCAGGCCGACGAACCGGTGGCCCTCGAACTCGAAGACGGGGCGGCGACCCTGTCGGCTGCCACGGACCTGTGGGGCCGCGACGTCGTCGAGACCTGTGACGCGTTCGAGGGCACCGTCGCGTGCGTCGGGCCGGCGGGGGAGAACCGCGTTCGTTACGCGACGATCGCCTCCGACGGGGGCGACCACCACGCCGGTCGCGGCGGCGCGGGCGCGGTGATGGGTGCGAAACGACTGAAGGCGGTCGTCGCCCGCGGCTCGCCGCCGGAACCGTCGGCGGCGGTCGCGGCGCTACGAGACGAGTACGAGCGGCGCTACCGCGAGCACGACGTCGGCCGGTGGCACGCCGCGAGCGCGACGCTCGAAACCGTCGACTTCGCCGACGAGGTGGGCGTCCTCTCGACCCGCGGCTGGCAGGAGGGCTCGTTCGACGGCGCGGCGGACATCGGTATCGACGCCGTCCGCGACGCGGCGGTCGAACGCGAGGCCGACGAAACGTCCGAGATACCCGGCGGGTTCCGAGTCGAGACGGAGACCGGCGCGTCGGTGCCGCGCGGGGCGACGCCGATGTCGCTCGGCGCGGGACTGGGCATCGGTGACTTCGATGCGGTCGCCGCGCTCGGACAGGTCTGCGATCGGCTCGGAATCGACGTCATCAGCGCCGGGAACGCGGTCGCCTGGACGGTCCGAGCCGTCGAAGACGGCGTCGTGGACGCGCCGAATTCGCTCGGTTCGACGCCCGACTTCGGCGACGAGGCCGCCGCCCGGGACCTCATCGAGGCGATAGCCCGGCGGGAGGGAACTGTCCCCGACGCCCTCGGTGACGGCGTCGAGGCCGCCGCGGACCGACTCGGCGGGACCGACCTCGTGCCGACGATCAAGTCGATGGAACTCCCCGCCTACGACCCCCGCGGGTCGCCGACGACGGCCCTGGCGTACGCGACGAGCGACCGCGGCGCGTGTCATCGACGCTCGCTCCCCGCCGAGACGGAGGTGTTCGAGGGCGACTCCTGGGACGACACCGACCGAGTGCGACTGGTGATTCGCGAGCAGACGATCACCTCCGTCCTCTGGAGTCTGATCGCCGACGACTTCGCCGGCGCCGTGTTGGAGGACGACCTCGGAGCCGAGTGGTTGTCGACGGTCGACGCCACGGCTCCGACCGACCCCGCCGAACTGCTCCGGGTCGGCGAGCGCACGTGGACGCTGACCCGACTGTTCAACGTCCGCGAGGGGTTCGATGCCACGGACGAGACGCTCCCGTCCGTGTTCGAGCGACCGCTCCCGGGCGGCCCCTCTATCGAAACCGATTGGTTCGACGGCCTTCGAAGCCGCTACTACGCGGCTCGCGGATGGAGCGACGCGGGGATTCCGACCCGCGATCTGCTCGACCGGCTGGACCTTCTCGACGTGGTCGACGAGGAAACGCCCATCGCTCGCGACTCGGCCGTCTGCCGTAGCGATTGA
- the fdhF gene encoding formate dehydrogenase subunit alpha — protein sequence MSSDEQEPVKTICPYCGVGCGIQVQPGEDPGDMRFMPWGDAPVNDGRVCIKGGAATQVVDHEDRLTDPLIKEDGEFREASWDEAYERIVSEMEGVREEFGPDAMGFFGSSKTMNEENYLLQKLARRYGTNNVDNCTRMCHASTVWALRTSLGAGAMTNSMEDLMDEADVLWIQGANPAEQHPIANSNYFRQAVLDGATVIQVDPHANKTTTSFDIEETERHQHLQVEPGADIPLLNIVLKTVLENDWVDEEFVEERTEGIEDLRETLEDFDKEAAAEECGVPLEDIELAAEKYANADNAAIFTGMGMSQHTCGVDNVQNEINLALITGNLGRPGTGVNPLRGQNNVQGTSDVGAMPNVLPGYQLVDDDEAREGVEDVWGFEIPDEPGLTNVEITKNIGEQIQAMYVMGENPIMSEPNANHTADLLDELGFLVVQDIFMTETAEYADVVLPATTWAERGGTVTNTDRRVQRMRGVQKVHENTKHDLEILCEVGTRLFGEGFDFDTPEEVFEELRQVCPSYHGMTYDALGEEGIHWPCYEQGDEGDQFLYEDSFDTESGLGHIEGVTHQPPKEVPDDEYPLILTTARLEEHYNTGTMSRRSPRLNKQYPENFVDVHPNDAERYGIEDGEKITVKSRRGEIEVEANVTEDIKEGVIWTTPHFATASANVLTNDVLDERAKIPEYKAAAAEIEVGVEPSDAGDAPADD from the coding sequence ATGTCGAGTGACGAACAAGAGCCGGTCAAGACCATCTGTCCGTACTGCGGCGTCGGCTGTGGGATCCAGGTACAACCCGGCGAGGACCCCGGCGATATGCGATTTATGCCGTGGGGCGACGCACCCGTCAACGACGGCCGCGTGTGCATCAAAGGCGGGGCGGCGACGCAGGTCGTCGACCACGAAGACCGTCTCACAGACCCGCTCATCAAGGAAGACGGCGAGTTCCGGGAGGCATCCTGGGACGAGGCTTACGAGCGGATCGTCTCCGAGATGGAGGGAGTCCGCGAGGAGTTCGGCCCCGACGCGATGGGCTTCTTCGGCTCCTCGAAGACGATGAACGAGGAGAACTACCTCCTCCAGAAACTCGCGCGACGCTACGGCACGAACAACGTCGACAACTGTACCCGGATGTGCCACGCTTCGACCGTGTGGGCGCTCCGGACGAGCCTCGGCGCGGGCGCGATGACCAACAGTATGGAGGACCTCATGGACGAGGCCGACGTGCTGTGGATCCAGGGCGCGAACCCCGCCGAACAGCACCCCATCGCGAACAGCAACTACTTCCGGCAGGCCGTTCTCGACGGCGCGACCGTCATCCAGGTCGACCCCCACGCGAACAAGACGACGACCTCGTTCGACATCGAGGAGACCGAACGCCACCAGCACCTCCAGGTCGAACCGGGCGCGGACATCCCGCTTCTCAACATCGTCCTGAAGACGGTGCTGGAGAACGACTGGGTCGACGAGGAGTTCGTCGAGGAGCGGACCGAAGGCATCGAAGACCTCCGGGAGACCCTGGAGGACTTCGACAAGGAAGCCGCCGCCGAGGAGTGCGGCGTCCCGCTCGAAGACATCGAACTGGCGGCGGAGAAGTACGCGAACGCCGACAACGCCGCCATCTTCACGGGGATGGGGATGAGCCAGCACACCTGCGGCGTCGACAACGTCCAAAACGAGATCAACCTCGCGCTGATCACCGGCAACCTCGGCCGACCGGGGACGGGCGTGAACCCGCTGCGCGGACAGAACAACGTCCAGGGCACGAGCGACGTCGGCGCGATGCCGAACGTCCTTCCCGGCTATCAGCTCGTCGACGACGACGAGGCCCGCGAAGGCGTCGAGGACGTCTGGGGCTTCGAAATCCCGGACGAGCCCGGTCTGACGAACGTCGAGATTACCAAGAACATCGGCGAGCAGATCCAGGCGATGTACGTGATGGGCGAGAACCCCATCATGTCGGAGCCGAACGCCAACCACACCGCCGACCTCCTCGACGAACTCGGCTTCCTGGTGGTCCAGGACATCTTTATGACCGAGACCGCGGAGTACGCCGACGTCGTGCTGCCGGCGACGACGTGGGCCGAGCGCGGCGGCACGGTCACCAACACCGACCGCCGCGTCCAGCGGATGCGCGGCGTCCAGAAGGTCCACGAGAACACCAAGCACGACCTCGAAATCCTCTGTGAAGTCGGCACGCGACTCTTCGGCGAGGGCTTCGACTTCGACACCCCCGAGGAAGTGTTCGAGGAGCTCCGCCAGGTCTGTCCGAGTTACCACGGGATGACCTACGACGCCTTGGGCGAGGAGGGCATCCACTGGCCCTGCTACGAGCAGGGCGACGAGGGCGATCAGTTCCTCTACGAGGACAGCTTCGACACCGAGAGCGGCCTCGGTCACATCGAGGGCGTCACCCATCAGCCGCCGAAGGAGGTGCCCGACGACGAGTACCCGCTGATCCTCACGACCGCCCGCCTCGAAGAGCACTACAACACCGGGACGATGAGCCGTCGGTCGCCGCGGCTCAACAAGCAGTACCCGGAGAACTTCGTCGACGTCCACCCGAACGACGCCGAACGCTACGGCATCGAGGACGGCGAGAAGATCACCGTGAAGTCTCGACGCGGAGAAATCGAAGTGGAGGCCAACGTCACCGAGGACATCAAAGAGGGCGTCATCTGGACCACGCCGCACTTCGCGACCGCCTCCGCAAACGTTCTAACGAACGACGTGCTCGACGAGCGCGCGAAGATTCCCGAGTACAAGGCCGCGGCCGCCGAAATCGAAGTCGGCGTCGAGCCGTCCGACGCGGGCGACGCGCCGGCGGACGACTGA
- a CDS encoding VOC family protein has translation MAPEVARLGHVALETPDLEDSLAFFGDTVGLEIVERTDETAYLRAVEEWDHHSLSLTEAAESGIDHIGWQTEEPEHVAAFAEKFEAQGMDVTWIDEGTEAGQGEAIRFEVPNGHRFELYGEMSKPDAPAERRSRLKNRQYDPTNNDPIAPNRIDHLQIWDQDALECAEWIRDELGYQVQEYYDLEDGSRWGTFLSACGAKIDLAIVQSENDDDDAAVHHIAYEVDSANDLFEAHNVMNENRVPVDGIGQHGISRGEFMYARDPTSGHRIEFNTGSYLTLDPHWEPIAWQENDISDGDDHQWIGGIDSLERVTY, from the coding sequence ATGGCTCCAGAAGTTGCCCGACTCGGACACGTCGCACTGGAAACGCCGGATCTGGAGGATTCATTGGCCTTCTTCGGCGATACCGTCGGTTTGGAGATCGTCGAGCGGACGGACGAAACGGCGTATCTTCGCGCCGTCGAGGAGTGGGATCACCACTCTCTCAGCCTGACCGAGGCGGCGGAGTCCGGGATCGACCACATCGGCTGGCAGACCGAGGAACCGGAACACGTGGCGGCGTTCGCCGAGAAGTTCGAAGCGCAGGGGATGGACGTCACCTGGATCGACGAGGGTACCGAGGCGGGACAGGGCGAGGCGATCCGCTTCGAGGTGCCGAACGGCCACCGATTCGAACTGTACGGCGAGATGTCGAAACCGGACGCGCCGGCGGAGCGGCGCTCGCGGTTGAAGAACAGACAGTACGATCCGACTAACAACGATCCGATCGCGCCGAACCGCATCGACCACCTTCAGATCTGGGATCAGGACGCCCTCGAGTGCGCGGAGTGGATCCGCGACGAGTTGGGGTATCAGGTGCAGGAGTATTACGACCTCGAGGACGGATCCCGCTGGGGAACGTTCCTGAGCGCCTGCGGTGCAAAGATCGATCTGGCGATCGTCCAGTCGGAGAACGACGACGACGACGCCGCAGTCCACCACATCGCCTACGAGGTCGACTCCGCGAACGACCTCTTCGAGGCGCACAACGTGATGAACGAGAACCGCGTTCCGGTCGACGGTATCGGACAGCACGGCATCTCCCGCGGCGAGTTTATGTACGCCCGCGATCCCACCAGCGGGCACCGCATCGAGTTCAACACCGGGAGTTACCTCACGCTCGATCCACACTGGGAACCGATCGCCTGGCAGGAGAACGACATCAGCGACGGCGACGACCACCAGTGGATCGGCGGCATCGACTCGTTGGAGCGCGTGACGTACTGA
- a CDS encoding formate--tetrahydrofolate ligase, with protein MTSEDDGGFPTDYEIAKDAEKEPIKDVLEPWGIDNDDIELYGDYKAKLSHDGVNRLRDNAENKEGNLVLVTGMTPTPMGEGKTVTTVGLGQTLNHVGEDAMIAIREPSLGPVFGVKGGAAGGGYSQVLPMEDINLHFTGDLHALTSAHNLIAAMLDAKISQDDEFDVDINDVAWPRAMDMNERALRDIVVGLGGKSGGTPRESRFLLTAASELMAVLCLAEDLADLKERIARIIVAYDSDGEPITVDDVDATGPAAMLLKDAIKPNLVQTIEGTPAFVHGGPFANIAHGTNSLIADKTAFGMGDYLVTEAGFGSDLGAEKFMNIVCRLGDMTPNAVVLVSTVRALKYHGMGMWPADLEEVKEAGVDELEAGFANLDKHVRNLQKFGVPVVVALNRFPDDTDEEVQAVLDHCREDLGVRIAESNVFAEGSEGGVDLAENVVEAVDEGDADEFDHLYPDDAPIKEKIETVATEVYGADGVNFTGGAEDDIERLNDLGFDDAPVCLSKTFHSLSDDPSKKGAPEGWELEVRELYPSAGAGFIVALTGDVLDMPGLPAVPAAAGMDIDEDGNISGLF; from the coding sequence ATGACGTCCGAAGACGACGGCGGTTTCCCCACAGATTACGAGATCGCGAAAGACGCGGAAAAAGAGCCGATCAAAGACGTGCTCGAGCCGTGGGGCATCGACAACGACGACATCGAACTCTACGGTGACTACAAGGCGAAACTGTCCCACGACGGCGTCAATCGCCTCCGGGACAACGCCGAGAACAAGGAGGGCAACCTCGTACTCGTGACGGGGATGACCCCGACGCCGATGGGCGAGGGCAAGACGGTCACGACCGTCGGCCTCGGCCAGACGCTGAACCACGTCGGCGAGGACGCGATGATCGCGATCCGCGAACCGTCGCTCGGGCCGGTCTTCGGCGTCAAGGGCGGCGCGGCCGGCGGCGGCTACTCGCAGGTGCTCCCGATGGAGGACATCAACCTCCACTTCACCGGCGACCTCCACGCGCTCACCTCCGCGCACAACCTCATCGCGGCGATGCTCGACGCGAAGATCTCCCAGGACGACGAGTTCGACGTCGACATCAACGACGTGGCGTGGCCGCGCGCGATGGATATGAACGAGCGTGCACTCCGTGACATCGTCGTCGGCCTCGGCGGCAAGTCCGGCGGGACGCCGCGGGAGAGCCGATTCCTCCTGACGGCGGCCTCCGAGCTGATGGCCGTGCTCTGTCTGGCCGAGGACCTCGCGGACCTCAAAGAGCGCATTGCGCGCATCATCGTCGCCTACGACTCGGACGGCGAGCCGATCACCGTCGACGACGTCGACGCTACCGGTCCGGCCGCGATGCTCCTGAAGGACGCGATCAAGCCGAACCTGGTCCAGACCATCGAGGGCACGCCCGCGTTCGTCCACGGCGGCCCCTTCGCGAACATCGCCCACGGCACCAACTCCCTGATCGCCGACAAGACGGCGTTCGGGATGGGCGATTACCTCGTCACCGAGGCCGGCTTCGGCTCGGACCTCGGCGCAGAGAAGTTCATGAACATCGTCTGCCGGCTGGGCGATATGACGCCGAACGCGGTCGTCCTCGTCTCGACCGTGCGCGCGCTCAAGTACCACGGGATGGGAATGTGGCCCGCCGACCTCGAGGAAGTCAAGGAAGCCGGCGTCGACGAACTCGAGGCCGGGTTCGCGAACCTCGACAAGCACGTTCGGAACCTCCAGAAGTTCGGCGTCCCGGTCGTCGTCGCGCTCAACCGCTTCCCCGACGACACCGACGAGGAAGTCCAGGCCGTCCTCGACCACTGCCGCGAGGATCTCGGCGTTCGCATCGCCGAATCGAACGTCTTCGCCGAGGGCAGCGAGGGCGGCGTCGACCTCGCCGAGAACGTCGTGGAAGCCGTCGACGAGGGCGACGCGGACGAGTTCGACCACCTCTACCCCGACGATGCGCCGATCAAAGAGAAGATCGAGACCGTCGCGACCGAGGTCTACGGCGCCGACGGCGTCAACTTCACCGGCGGTGCCGAGGACGACATCGAACGGCTGAACGATCTCGGCTTCGACGACGCCCCGGTCTGTCTCTCGAAGACGTTCCACTCCCTCAGCGACGACCCCTCGAAGAAGGGCGCGCCCGAGGGCTGGGAACTCGAAGTCCGCGAACTCTACCCGTCCGCGGGCGCCGGCTTCATCGTCGCGCTGACCGGCGACGTGCTGGACATGCCCGGGCTGCCGGCAGTCCCGGCCGCGGCCGGAATGGACATCGACGAGGACGGAAACATCAGCGGCCTGTTCTAG